A genomic stretch from Canis lupus baileyi chromosome 3, mCanLup2.hap1, whole genome shotgun sequence includes:
- the LOC140625488 gene encoding olfactory receptor 8B3-like has protein sequence MAPTNSSFVTEFILAGLTDLPDLQLPLFCLFLLMYVVTVLGNLGLIILIRLNSHLHTPMYFFLFNLSFIDFCYSSVFTPKMLTHFTSKKNIISYRGCMTQLYFFCFFVISECYVLTSMAYDRYVAICNPLLYNVAMSPNVCSLLMLGSYLMAFSGAMAHTGCMLRLTFCDANTINHYLCDILPLLQLSCTSTYVNELVVFIVVGVNIIVPTVTIFVSYGFILSSILRISSTEGRSKAFSTCSSHIIAVSLFFGSGAFMYLKPSSARSMDEGKISSVFYTNVVPLMNPFIYSLRNKDIKLALRKIQSRRVF, from the coding sequence ATGGCTCCTACAAACTCCTCTTTTGTGACTGAATTCATTCTGGCAGGCCTCACAGACTTACCAGATCTCCAGCTCCCCCTGTTCTGCTTGTTTCTACTCATGTATGTGGTCACTGTGCTGGGAAATTTGGGCTTGATCATTCTAATCAGGCTGAATTCACACCTCCACACTCCCATGTACTTTTTCCTCTTCAATTTGTCCTTCATAGACTTCTGTTATTCTTCTGTGTTTACACCCAAAATGCTGACTCACTTCACATCTAAGAAGAATATTATCTCCTACAGGGGGTGCATGACCCAgctttactttttctgtttttttgttatttctgaaTGCTATGTGCTGACATCCATGGCCTATgatcgctatgtggccatctgtaacCCACTTTTGTATAATGTTGCCATGTCCCCTAATGTGTGTTCCCTCCTTATGCTTGGTTCATATTTGATGGCATTCTCAGGTGCCATGGCCCACACTGGATGCATGCTGAGACTGACCTTTTGTGATGCAAACACCATCAACCATTACTTGTGTGAcatcctccctctgctccagctctCCTGCACCAGCACGTATGTGAATGAGCTGGTGGTTTTCATTGTGGTGGGCGTCAACATCATTGTGCCCACTGTCACCATCTTTGTGTCTTATGGTTTCATCCTCTCCAGCATCCTGCGCATCAGCTCCACTGAAGGCAGATCCAAAGCTTTCAGCACCTGCAGTTCCCACATAATtgcagtttctctcttttttggttCAGGTGCATTTATGTATCTTAAACCATCTTCTGCTAGGTCTATGGATGAGGGGAAAATCTCCTCTGTCTTTTATACCAATGTGGTTCCCTTGATGAACCCTTTCATTTATAGCTTGAGAAACAAAGACATTAAACTTGCTCTGAGAAAAATCCAGAGTAGGAGAGTGTTTTGA
- the LOC140625498 gene encoding olfactory receptor 8B3-like, whose translation MAPGNASLVTEFVLVGLTDLPDLQLPLFCLFLLMYVVTVLGNLCLVTLIGLNPHLHTPMYFFLFNLSFIDLFYSSVFTPKMLIHFTSKKNIISYKGCMTQLFFFCFFGISEAYVLTSMAYDRYVAICNPLLYNVVMSPNVCSLLMLGSYLMAFSGAMAHTGCMLRLTFCDANTINHYLCDILPLLQLSCTSTYVNELVVFIVVGINVIVPSVTIFVSYGFILSSILSISSTEGRSKAFSTCSSHVIAVSLFFGSGAFMYLKPSSAGSMDEGKISSVFYTNAVPMMNPLIYSLRNKDIKIAVRNTLNRRQF comes from the coding sequence ATGGCTCCTGGAAATGCTTCTCTTGTGACTGAATTCGTTCTGGTGGGGCTCACAGACCTACCAGATCTCCAGCTCCCCCTGTTCTGCTTGTTTCTACTCATGTATGTGGTCACTGTGCTGGGAAATTTATGCTTGGTCACTCTAATCGGGCTGAATCCACACCTCCATACCCCCATGTACTTTTTCCTCTTCAATTTGTCCTTCATAGACCTCTTTTATTCATCTGTGTTTACACCCAAAATGCTGATTCACTTCACATCTAAGAAGAATATTATCTCCTACAAGGGGTGCATGacccaacttttctttttctgtttttttggtaTTTCTGAAGCTTATGTGCTGACATCCATGGCCTATgatcgctatgtggccatctgtaacCCACTTTTGTATAATGTTGTCATGTCCCCTAATGTGTGTTCCCTCCTTATGCTTGGTTCATATTTGATGGCATTCTCAGGAGCCATGGCCCACACTGGATGCATGCTGAGACTGACCTTCTGTGATGCAAACACCATCAACCATTACTTGTGTGAcatcctccctctgctccagctctCCTGCACCAGCACGTATGTGAATGAGCTGGTGGTTTTCATTGTGGTGGGCATCAATGTGATTGTGCCTAGTGTCACCATCTTTGTGTCTTATGGTTTCATCCTCTCTAGCATCCTGAGCATCAGCTCCACTGAAGGCAGGTCCAAAGCCTTCAGCACCTGCAGTTCCCATGTAATtgcagtttctctcttttttggttCAGGTGCATTTATGTATCTTAAACCATCTTCTGCTGGGTCTATGGATGAGGGGAAAATCTCCTCTGTCTTTTATACCAATGCGGTTCCCATGATGAACCCCCTCATTTACAGCTTGagaaacaaagacattaaaattgCTGTGAGAAATACTTTGAACAGGAGACAGTTTTGA
- the LOC140625504 gene encoding olfactory receptor 8B8-like, with the protein MVQERMAPGNASLVTEFILVGLTDLPDLQLPLFCLFLLMYVVTVLGNLCLVTLIGLNPHLHTPMYFFLFNLSFIDLFYSSVFTPKMLIHFTSKKNIISYRGCMTQLFFFCFFGISEAYVLTSMAYDRYVAICNPLLYNVVMSPNVCSLLMLGSYLMAFSGAMAHTGCMLRLTFCDANTINHYLCDILPLLQLSCTSTYVNELVVLIVEGINVIVPTVTIFVSYGFILSSILRISSTEGRSKAFSTCTAHIIAVTLFFGSGAFMYLKPSSAGSMDEGKISSVFYTNVVPMMNPFIYSLRNKDIKLAVRKTLSKRVF; encoded by the exons ATGGTGCAGGAAAG AATGGCTCCTGGAAATGCTTCTCTTGTGACTGAATTCATTCTGGTGGGGCTCACAGACCTACCAGATCTCCAGCTCCCCCTGTTCTGCTTGTTTCTACTCATGTATGTGGTCACTGTGCTGGGAAATTTATGCTTGGTCACTCTAATCGGGCTGAATCCACACCTCCATACCCCCATGTACTTTTTCCTCTTCAATTTGTCCTTCATAGACCTCTTTTATTCATCTGTGTTTACTCCCAAAATGCTGATTCACTTCACATCCAAGAAAAATATTATCTCCTACAGGGGGTGCATGacccaacttttctttttctgtttttttggtaTTTCTGAAGCTTATGTGCTGACATCCATGGCCTATgatcgctatgtggccatctgtaacCCACTTTTGTATAATGTTGTCATGTCCCCTAATGTGTGTTCCCTCCTTATGCTTGGTTCATATTTGATGGCATTCTCAGGTGCCATGGCCCACACTGGATGCATGCTGAGACTGACCTTTTGTGATGCAAACACCATCAACCACTATTTGTGTGAcatcctccctctgctccagctctCCTGCACCAGCACGTATGTGAATGAGCTGGTGGTTTTGATTGTGGAGGGCATCAATGTGATTGTGCCCACTGTCACCATCTTTGTCTCTTATGGCTTCATCCTCTCCAGCATCCTGCGCATCAGCTCCACTGAAGGCAGGTCCAAAGCCTTCAGCACCTGTACTGCCCACATAATTGCAGTTACTCTCTTCTTTGGTTCAGGTGCATTTATGTATCTTAAACCATCTTCTGCTGGGTCTATGGATGAGGGGAAAATCTCCTCTGTCTTTTATACCAATGTGGTTCCCATGATGAACCCTTTCATTTACAGCTTGAGAAACAAAGACATTAAACTTGCTGTGAGAAAAACTCTGAGTAAGAGAGTGTTTTGA